The Tubulanus polymorphus chromosome 1, tnTubPoly1.2, whole genome shotgun sequence genome contains a region encoding:
- the LOC141904903 gene encoding 7-methylguanosine phosphate-specific 5'-nucleotidase-like isoform X2, whose protein sequence is MINPRKSLKKRNNSKELDEIDHQQQPSPHRNGSAIKLTSSETVDGINPSTMLELEKQGVHIRDLDYVKDILQQMIEDGKDKLQVIADFDRTLTKYSHNGQLVPTSHGIMDDSDLMPIDFKKAAADLRSEYYAIEIDSNLTVAEKCPFMIEWWTKAHDLLLKKCNIYQKDIKAIVSQSEAQLRDGVDWMFKQLHKAEVPCLIFSAGVGDVIQEVIHYRSKMFDNMKIVSNFMQFDSSGKLIDFQGEMIHIFNKNESAIHESDYFTNLSHRDNVILLGDSVGDIRMAEGANSKNLLKIGYLNNNVSENLGKYMQLYDIVLENDETFDLCNSLLRQILQTS, encoded by the exons ATGATCAATCCTAG AAAAAGCTTGAAAAAGAGGAACAACTCAAAAGAACTGGACGAAATCGATCATCAACAACAACCATCACCGCATCGAAACGGGAGTGCCATTAAACTTACAAGTAGCGAAACAGTCGATGGAATAAATCCTTCCACT atGCTTGAACTCGAGAAACAAGGTGTTCACATCCGGGATCTGGATTATGTGAAagatattttacagcaaatgaTTGAAGATGGCAAAGATAAACTGCAG GTAATTGCTGATTTTGACAGAACTTTGACGAAATACTCTCACAACGGACAGCTAGTTCCAACCAGTCATG GAATAATGGATGACAGTGACCTCATGCCAATAGACTTCAAGAAAGCG GCTGCGGACTTGCGTAGCGAGTACTAcgcaattgaaattgattcaaatttgACAGTGGCTGAGAAATGTCCATTCATGATTGAATG GTGGACCAAAGCCCATGATTTGTTActaaaaaaatgtaatatcTACCAAAAAGATATCAAAGCTATTGTGTCGCAGTCAGAAGCTCAACTCAG AGATGGAGTTGATTGGATGTTTAAACAGTTACATAAAGCCGAAGTACCGTGTTTGATATTCTCAGCTGGAGTTGGAGATGTTATTCAAGAAGTTATACATTATCGTTCGAAAATGTTCGACAACATGAAAATCGTCTCAAATTTCATGCAGTTTGATTCATCT GGCAAACTGATCGACTTCCAGGGAGAAatgattcatattttcaataaaaatgaaagtgCCATCCACGAATCCGACTATTTCACGAATTTATCTCACCGAGACAACGTTATTTTACTCGGCGACTCAGTCGGTGATATTCGCATGGCGGAAGGAGCCAATTCTAAAAACCTCTTGAAAATTGGTTACCTAAACAACAAT GTTTCTGAAAATTTGGGCAAATACATGCAGCTGTATGACATCGTACTGGAGAACGATGAAACGTTTGACCTATGCAATTCACTGCTGAGGCAAATACTTCAAACCTCTTAA
- the LOC141909163 gene encoding uncharacterized protein LOC141909163, translating into MSSTDESKAILPIVYAFLRDKYKEAAEFLKKKEKSLVLPPQGSPKLDEIYAAWKTTSLKRKSDEIEGSTPKRVKVVATKSSSTAKRKNESSSSDSSSSSSSEGKKKKSPLPKKKSKASSSSSSEDSDDETSKKPVTSTPAVNSKSVHLPLTPIKPKDWSEDSSDDSSDDETEKVKSKPKVAAKSATKKDSSDSSDSSSDSEEVTPKAATPKVAPKPAAKKDSSDNSDSSSDSEEEAPKAATPKVAPKPAAKTDSSDSSDSSSDSEEETPKAATPKVAPKPAAKKDSSDSSDSSSDSEEETPKAATSKVAPKPAAKKDSSDSSDSSSDSEEETPKAATPKVAPKPVTKKDSSDSSDSSSDSEEETPKAATPKVAPKPATKEESSDSSDSSSDSEEEAPKAATPKIAPKPAAKKDSSDSSDSSSDSEEETPKAATPKVAPKPATKKESSDSSSDSEEETPKAVTPKVAPKPATKKESSDSSDSSSDSEEETPKAATPKVAPKPVTKKESSDSSDSSSDSEEETPKAATPKVAPKPVTKKESSDSSDSSSDSEEETPKADTPKIAAKPATKKESSDSSDSSSDSVEETPKTAKPSVKPATKKDSSSSDSSDSEDDKPAKTTASKNIPKPTSNPKKESSSSEESSDSEDEKPKTVKAVENNNDSSDSSDSSDSDNEDSKKVSKLNDLNKDSSSDSDSNANSDSKTETPKVLNASLSSIKTPTLTNGKMNGIASSISSEDSEVSNNKNKKTPKGQNTPFRRVREETITVNPKLADNSFEAKVGASGSWGERANKDLKHTKGKSFRHEKTKKKRGSYCGGAIDMGVNSIKFDD; encoded by the exons ATGTCTTCGACCGATGAATCGAAGGCTATTCTTCCCATTGTTTACGCGTTTTTGCGCGATAAATACAAAGAAGCCGCagaatttttaaagaaaaaggaaaaatCCCTG GTTCTGCCACCACAAGGATCACCGAAGCTCGATGAGATCTATGCAGCTTGGAAAACAACATCCCTCAAAAGGAAAAGTGATGAAATCGAGGGTAGTACACCAAAGCGTGTGAAAGTTGTGGCTACCAAAAG cTCTTCAACTGCTAAAAGGAAAAATGAAAGCAGTAGCTCTGATTCCAGTAGCTCTTCGAGTAGTGAAGGCAAGAAGAAGAAATCTCCATTACCCAAGAAAAAGTCAAAAGCATCatccagcagcagcagtgaag ATTCGGATGATGAAACTTCTAAGAAACCAGTTACATCAACACCTGCAGTAAATAGTAAATCTGTTCATTTACCTTTGACACCAATTAAACCTAAAGACTGGTCTGAGGATAGCTCTGATGATAGTTCAGATGATGAGACTGAAAAGGTGAAATCGAAACCAAAGGTTGCAGCAAAATCTGCTACGAAGAAGGACTCCAGTGATAGTTCAGATAGTTCATCAGATTCTGAGGAGGTAACCCCAAAAGCTGCTACTCCTAAAGTTGCTCCTAAACCTGCTGCAAAGAAGGATTCAAGCGATAATTCAGATAGTTCATCAGATTCTGAGGAAGAAGCCCCAAAAGCAGCTACTCCTAAAGTTGCTCCTAAACCTGCTGCTAAGACGGATTCAAGTGATAGTTCAGATAGTTCATCAGATTCTGAGGAAGAAACTCCAAAAGCAGCTACTCCTAAAGTTGCTCCTAAACCTGCTGCTAAGAAGGATTCAAGTGATAGTTCAGATAGTTCATCAGATTCTGAGGAAGAAACTCCAAAAGCAGCTACTTCTAAAGTTGCTCCTAAACCTGCTGCTAAGAAGGATTCAAGCGATAGTTCGGATAGTTCATCAGATTCTGAGGAAGAAACTCCGAAAGCAGCTACTCCTAAAGTTGCTCCTAAACCTGTTACAAAGAAGGATTCAAGCGATAGTTCAGATAGTTCATCAGATTCTGAGGAAGAAACTCCAAAAGCAGCTACTCCTAAAGTTGCTCCTAAACCTGCTACAAAGGAGGAGTCCAGTGATAGTTCAGATAGTTCATCAGATTCTGAGGAAGAAGCCCCAAAAGCTGCTACTCCTAAAATTGCTCCTAAACCTGCTGCTAAGAAGGATTCAAGTGATAGTTCAGATAGTTCATCAGATTCTGAGGAAGAAACTCCAAAAGCAGCTACTCCTAAAGTTGCTCCTAAACCTGCTACGAAAAAGGAGTCCAGCGATAGTTCATCAGATTCTGAAGAAGAAACCCCAAAAGCAGTTACTCCTAAAGTTGCCCCTAAACCTGCTACAAAAAAGGAGTCCAGCGATAGTTCAGATAGTTCATCAGATTCTGAAGAAGAAACCCCAAAAGCAGCTACTCCTAAAGTTGCTCCTAAACCTGTTACAAAGAAGGAGTCCAGCGATAGTTCAGATAGTTCATCAGATTCTGAAGAAGAAACCCCAAAAGCAGCTACTCCTAAAGTTGCTCCTAAACCTGTTACAAAGAAGGAGTCCAGTGATAGTTCAGATAGTTCATCAGATTCTGAAGAAGAAACCCCAAAAGCAGATACTCCTAAAATTGCTGCTAAACCTGCTACAAAAAAGGAGTCCAGCGATAGTTCAGATAGTTCATCAGATTCTGTGGAGGAAACTCCTAAAACGGCGAAGCCATCAGTTAAGCCAGCAACAAAGAAGGATTCAAGTAGCAGCGATTCATCTGATTCGGAAGATGATAAACCAGCTAAAACTACAGCTTCTAAAAACATTCCTAAACCAACATCAAATCCGAAAAAAGAATCGAGTAGTTCTGAGGAAAGTTCAGATTCTGAGGATGAAAAACCAAAGACAGTTAAAGCTgtggaaaataataatgattctaGTGACAGTTCAGACAGTTCCGATTCCGATAATGAGGATTCGAAAAAAGTTTCTAaattaaatgatttgaataaagACAGTAGTTCCGACTCTGATAGTAACGCGAATTCTGATTCGAAAACGGAAACTCCGAAAGTTTTGAACGCATCACTCTCGAGCATCAAAACTCCGACTTTAACGAACGGAAAGATGAATGGAATAGCGAGCTCAATCAGCTCAGAGGATAGTGAGGTCtcaaacaataaaaataagaaaacacCGAAG gGACAAAATACACCATTCCGCAGAGTTCGAGAGGAGACAATTACAGTGAATCCAAAACTTGCAGATAATTCATTTGAGGCTAAA GTAGGCGCATCTGGATCATGGGGCGAACGTGCGAACAAGGACTTAAAACATACGAAAGGCAAATCATTCAGACACgagaaaacaaagaaaaagcGTGGAAGTTATTGCGGCGGTGCTATTGATATGGGAGTCAACTCAATCAAATTTGACGAttaa
- the LOC141904903 gene encoding 7-methylguanosine phosphate-specific 5'-nucleotidase-like isoform X3: protein MHDLMLELEKQGVHIRDLDYVKDILQQMIEDGKDKLQVIADFDRTLTKYSHNGQLVPTSHGIMDDSDLMPIDFKKAAADLRSEYYAIEIDSNLTVAEKCPFMIEWWTKAHDLLLKKCNIYQKDIKAIVSQSEAQLRDGVDWMFKQLHKAEVPCLIFSAGVGDVIQEVIHYRSKMFDNMKIVSNFMQFDSSGKLIDFQGEMIHIFNKNESAIHESDYFTNLSHRDNVILLGDSVGDIRMAEGANSKNLLKIGYLNNNVSENLGKYMQLYDIVLENDETFDLCNSLLRQILQTS from the exons ATGCATGATCTG atGCTTGAACTCGAGAAACAAGGTGTTCACATCCGGGATCTGGATTATGTGAAagatattttacagcaaatgaTTGAAGATGGCAAAGATAAACTGCAG GTAATTGCTGATTTTGACAGAACTTTGACGAAATACTCTCACAACGGACAGCTAGTTCCAACCAGTCATG GAATAATGGATGACAGTGACCTCATGCCAATAGACTTCAAGAAAGCG GCTGCGGACTTGCGTAGCGAGTACTAcgcaattgaaattgattcaaatttgACAGTGGCTGAGAAATGTCCATTCATGATTGAATG GTGGACCAAAGCCCATGATTTGTTActaaaaaaatgtaatatcTACCAAAAAGATATCAAAGCTATTGTGTCGCAGTCAGAAGCTCAACTCAG AGATGGAGTTGATTGGATGTTTAAACAGTTACATAAAGCCGAAGTACCGTGTTTGATATTCTCAGCTGGAGTTGGAGATGTTATTCAAGAAGTTATACATTATCGTTCGAAAATGTTCGACAACATGAAAATCGTCTCAAATTTCATGCAGTTTGATTCATCT GGCAAACTGATCGACTTCCAGGGAGAAatgattcatattttcaataaaaatgaaagtgCCATCCACGAATCCGACTATTTCACGAATTTATCTCACCGAGACAACGTTATTTTACTCGGCGACTCAGTCGGTGATATTCGCATGGCGGAAGGAGCCAATTCTAAAAACCTCTTGAAAATTGGTTACCTAAACAACAAT GTTTCTGAAAATTTGGGCAAATACATGCAGCTGTATGACATCGTACTGGAGAACGATGAAACGTTTGACCTATGCAATTCACTGCTGAGGCAAATACTTCAAACCTCTTAA
- the LOC141904903 gene encoding 7-methylguanosine phosphate-specific 5'-nucleotidase-like isoform X1, with amino-acid sequence MHNRTLCSSVIFGVGVVIAVYVIRRKSLKKRNNSKELDEIDHQQQPSPHRNGSAIKLTSSETVDGINPSTMLELEKQGVHIRDLDYVKDILQQMIEDGKDKLQVIADFDRTLTKYSHNGQLVPTSHGIMDDSDLMPIDFKKAAADLRSEYYAIEIDSNLTVAEKCPFMIEWWTKAHDLLLKKCNIYQKDIKAIVSQSEAQLRDGVDWMFKQLHKAEVPCLIFSAGVGDVIQEVIHYRSKMFDNMKIVSNFMQFDSSGKLIDFQGEMIHIFNKNESAIHESDYFTNLSHRDNVILLGDSVGDIRMAEGANSKNLLKIGYLNNNVSENLGKYMQLYDIVLENDETFDLCNSLLRQILQTS; translated from the exons ATGCATAATCGAACATTGTGTAGTAGTGTTATATTTGGCGTTGGCGTTGTAATCGCTGTCTATGTAATCCGCAGAAAAAGCTTGAAAAAGAGGAACAACTCAAAAGAACTGGACGAAATCGATCATCAACAACAACCATCACCGCATCGAAACGGGAGTGCCATTAAACTTACAAGTAGCGAAACAGTCGATGGAATAAATCCTTCCACT atGCTTGAACTCGAGAAACAAGGTGTTCACATCCGGGATCTGGATTATGTGAAagatattttacagcaaatgaTTGAAGATGGCAAAGATAAACTGCAG GTAATTGCTGATTTTGACAGAACTTTGACGAAATACTCTCACAACGGACAGCTAGTTCCAACCAGTCATG GAATAATGGATGACAGTGACCTCATGCCAATAGACTTCAAGAAAGCG GCTGCGGACTTGCGTAGCGAGTACTAcgcaattgaaattgattcaaatttgACAGTGGCTGAGAAATGTCCATTCATGATTGAATG GTGGACCAAAGCCCATGATTTGTTActaaaaaaatgtaatatcTACCAAAAAGATATCAAAGCTATTGTGTCGCAGTCAGAAGCTCAACTCAG AGATGGAGTTGATTGGATGTTTAAACAGTTACATAAAGCCGAAGTACCGTGTTTGATATTCTCAGCTGGAGTTGGAGATGTTATTCAAGAAGTTATACATTATCGTTCGAAAATGTTCGACAACATGAAAATCGTCTCAAATTTCATGCAGTTTGATTCATCT GGCAAACTGATCGACTTCCAGGGAGAAatgattcatattttcaataaaaatgaaagtgCCATCCACGAATCCGACTATTTCACGAATTTATCTCACCGAGACAACGTTATTTTACTCGGCGACTCAGTCGGTGATATTCGCATGGCGGAAGGAGCCAATTCTAAAAACCTCTTGAAAATTGGTTACCTAAACAACAAT GTTTCTGAAAATTTGGGCAAATACATGCAGCTGTATGACATCGTACTGGAGAACGATGAAACGTTTGACCTATGCAATTCACTGCTGAGGCAAATACTTCAAACCTCTTAA